A region of the Candidatus Zixiibacteriota bacterium genome:
AGCGGGGAGGGATGTAGCGCCGGATTTTATCATCGTATGTGACCAGCCCGACTGCATCGCGCTGGCGAAGCATCATATACGACAGCGCGCCGCACAACAATCCCGCATAATCGAATTTGCTCATATCGCCCGAACTGTAAGCCATCGACCGTGAGCAGTCCAAAAGCAGGTACCCCTTGAGGTTCGTTTCTTCTTCATACTGCTTGATATAATATCTGTCGGTCTTGGCGTAAACTTTCCAGTCGATATCTTTGATGGCATCGCCGGGCATATACTGTCGATGCTCGGCAAATTCGACCGAGAACCCGTGATACGGCGACTTATGCAGTCCGGCAATAAAGCCTTCGACCACCATCCGCGCCCGCAACTCAAGCCCTTTAAGTTTTGAAACTGTACCCGGTTGGAGATATTGTCGGTAATCGGCCTGCATTATTGGCTCGCACGCCGCTTCCACAACTCAACAATCACCATGAGCGTCATATACACAATCATCACCAAAATCGCCACACCGCTCAAAGCAACCATATCATCGTAGATCGAATGAAACCCTGCGCCGCTAAGCCCAATAGTGTGAATGACTATTGCAAATCCGAACACGATATACACCGTCTTTTTTATTTTCCTCGGCACATTGGTAAACAGAAAAACAACTCCCAACGCAAAATAGAGAAGGGAGAGGCCATTGATATGCGTGTGCGCAAGTTTGACATTATGTTTGAGCAATCTATATCTGTCCACGATAACCGATGGCGCGCCTACTTCTTCGTTACCGCGAGCATTTTTAAGTCGTCCTAAACCCTGCGCCGAATCGACTGCGGCGCTGTCAAACGGCACATCCTCGCCGGCATCCGCTGAATCCCATCTCGGCGCCTGCACCGCCTCGCTGTCGGCATAAATCTCCGCCATATCCGCAGGCTGGTCAGCATCCATTTTTATTTTCGGTTCTGAAGATGCTGGCGCCGGGTCCGGCTCAACCCGGCCCTGCTCGATATAGAGCAGCCACATCGCCCAGAGCACGACCATCACCATGAGAACCGAAAACATCCCCAGAAATATCTTGGCATAGAGTGGGAGCTGACTCAGTCTAAGATTTGCTATCATAGTTTCTTTAATCTTTCCATTTCTATTCTAATTTCATCAACAACTTCGATGTTTGCAATCTTTTTGACTTTCTCGGCTGTAACCGACATGACATAAAACACGCGTCCGCCGAACTCCTTCGTAAACCGTAAATGTGTTTCCACTTGAATGCCTCTCTCTTTGAATATTTGGGGAATATGAGAAACTTCGCTTACGGGCTTGATTTGCAGTCCAATAAATTTTCCGCCAATCTCGATGAAGAAATCTACATTGTAAAGCCTGTCCCATTCATCTGGCGCAGGGGATATGTTTACATCTAGAAACTTCTCAAGTTGTCCATAAATCGTTGTAATTTCTGTTGTATAGCCGTCATACGAACGATTGATGACAAGATTCTGGATATAGTCAATACAATCTTGCTCAGTGATCACCGCCACCTCGGCAGCCAGTACTTCCGTAACTTTAATATACAGTTTTTGACCAAGTTGAGTTAAATGCTCCTTGGATTTTACATTTATATAATAATATTGCTCCCATTCTTGGAGAGACTTCGGCTAACATTTTCGTATACTTTCGGAGGTCGGCCCAACATTTCGTTTGAAGTTCAGTTGAAAACGGTTAGTCGCAGAATTAAGAATCCACTCTTTTGACAATAGTCCCATCCATTTTAAGCAGAGAACGATTGTTCATTTTCCAATCACGGTCAAGAACAGCTAACCCACTCTTAAGGAAATGAGCATTAACAAAAGTCTTGTTCTTTAAGTATAGATATACAAATAGGTTATTTGCATCATCATAGAGCGTTTCGTCGAATTTTAGCGATACTTGTTTCCCGCGTATCATTTTTTCCATGAATTGCCTGCCCTCTAGTTCGAATCCTACCAAAGGTCTAACTCCCAATAATCTGATATTGAGACCGTTATTGAGGACGAAACGGTCTGGAGCAAGAATTTGCTTTACGGTGTATTGTTCGGGTGCAGCCGAATCGGAATTACCAATGCGAGAGCCGAACTTAAGTTTATGCGGATCGAGCTTTTTATCAAGCTTTAATGGGTCTATAAATTGATATGGCAAGGAAATATAATCTTCTTTGGTCGGTACACTGGAATCGGATAACACATCAAAATCTACATTCGAAAATAATCCCTGGGCTTTAGAAAATTTGTTTTGGATAAAAGGCAAGAACTCCTTGTTGATTTCATATCCCAATGAATTGCGTTGAAGCTTTAGCGCTGTGGCTGCAGTAGTACCACTCCCCAAAAATGGATCGAGCACTGTCTCATCAACAAAACTAAACATCCTAATCAGCCTCTTAGGTAATTCTTCTGGAAACATTGCTAAATGACCATCTTGTTTTTCGCCTGGAAAATTCCAGTGCCCGCTGAAGTAGGAATTCCATTCTTCAGTTGTCATTTTTGAGGCCTCTTTTGCGCTCTTGGTCGCTACAGGAGCTTGCCCATGCTTCTTAAATAGAAGTATAAATTCATAATCAATCTTTACTATCCCATTTCTTGGATAGGGGAAAGAGCCCATCACACTCGCCCCTCCTGTCGTATTGCAGGTAGTCACTTTCTGCCAAATGATAGACCCCATAAAGTCAAAACTGATAGTCTCACAAAAGCGCGTTATTTCGGTGCGAATCGGGATGACCTTATACCGCCCATAATATACTGACCGGGCAAACTGATCCCCAATGTTTATGCAGAGCCGGCATCCGTCGTGAAGAACACGATGGCATTCTTTCCATACAAGGTTGAGATTGTTGATATATTCTTCATAAGAATGATCAAAACCAATTTGATTTGGCGAACCGTAATCCTTGAGTTGCCAATAAGGTGGTGACGTCACAACGAGATGAACACTTTGGTCGTCCACAAGTGACATCTTACGAGCATCTCCTATAATTATTTTGTGAGAGGTACTCATGAGACAACCGCTAAATCGAGCTGGGAATAGTCGGGGGCTTAAACGAATATTGGACGAGAGTGATGCGATCTCTATCCCGACTGAAACGTTTACGGCTACCCATACTATAAAATGTGCTCATAAAATAATGCCGACTCCCATAATCCATAGTATAGGGTAAAAGCATTCAATCCCCTATCACTTCCGCTCTTTGACCGTCTCCATAATTTTTTTTATAATTTGCAGTGTATCGATGCCATCGGCCTCGGCATTAAACGAGGTCACTATTCTATGCCGCAACACCGGATAGGCCGCAAAGCGAATATCTTCAGGTCCCGGAGTCGGGCGGCCATCGAGTATTGCTCGGGTTTTCGCGGCTAAAATAAGATACTGCGAGGCCCGTGGTCCCGCCCCCCAATTGACCCAGTTTTTCACAAACTCCAGCGCCGAGTTTTCATTGGGACGTGTCGCCCGAACAATATCGACCGCATATTCCACAAGATGATCCGATACTGGCACCCGACGTACGAGTTGCTGAAAGGCGACAATATCCTGGGCCGAAAGAATCCGCTGGAGTGTCGGCGTCTGCAGGGTAGTCGTTGCCTTGACAATCTGACGCTCTTCTTCCGCCGACGGATAATTCACAAAGACATTGAACATGAACCGATCAAGTTGCGCTTCAGGCAGGGGATAGGTCCCTTCCTGCTCAATCGGATTCTGTGTGGCCAAAACAAAGAATGGCTCATCGAGCCGATATGTCTCACCGGCCGTTGTGACTTCATGTTCCTGCATCGCCTGCAAAAGCGCGGCCTGGGTTTTAGGCGGAGTTCGGTTTATTTCATCAGCTAAAATGATATTGGCAAAGACCGGCCCTTTGACAAATCGGAACTGCCGTTTGCCAGTGGTGTGGTCTTCCTCGATTATTTCTGTTCCGGTAATATCCGATGGCATGAGGTCCGGAGTGAACTGAATTCTATTGAATGAAAGATTCAACACTCTCGCAACAGTAGAAATAAGCAGGGTTTTGGCAAGTCCCGGCACGCCTACCAAAAGACAGTGTCCCGATGAAAGAAGCGATATCAACAACTGCTCGACAACCTCATTCTGCCCGATGATTACTTTGCCGACCTCGGATTTTATTTGCCTGTAGGCGGTGTTAAGATTTTCAACGGCGCTGATATCGGATTTCGTTTCACTCGGTGTCATCAATTCCTCCGGAAATTTTGTCTTTTGTAAGGGGAAAGTATAAGAATTCAGGAACAGGTATGCGTAACACCCCTTTTATACCCGTCTTGCGAATAAAAGTAACAGCCATATTCATGGGAGTATATAACATAAGAGGGATGCCCGCCAAGAGAAATTGCCGGTCGATGTCATTCCGGCGCGGACCAGAAACGATCTTCATCTTTATCTTGTAGCGATGAACCCTTGCGGTTCAGCGATTCTTAATTCCTCATGAATATGACCCCCCCCCTCTCTCTCAAGGGAAGCGGGGGAAGAACAAGTCGTTAATTGGTTCCGTCGGGTCTTGACTATTCCTGAGCGTAGTGCGGGGATAGTTGTGACCTGACGGTCACTTCGTGCGCGACATCGTGGCTGGTGTACGTCCCGCCACGCCTGCCCACTGTGGCGAGTTCTCTTCTCTTGGTAGGTCAGTCCGCGCCGCGGCGGACTGACATCTTTTCTTCATCTTTAAGCGATTCCGCTGTTTCAGCCATGCACCACATAGAAAAACTGCCTTCTGATTACTTAAATCAGAAGGCAGTCACAATCTGCGGTCATCATCCTATCAATGAACCCGAGAAACCCACACTAAACTATTGCTATATATCAGAGACAATCTAACCCAGCGCTTGATACTTTTTCCCTAAGTTAAAATCTCATATTGGCTTAACAAATTCCGATACTTGTGGATAAGCGACACGTATCTCAACTTGTCAGTGCTCGTTAAAGCGTTTAATTCCCAATGAGTTACATGGATTTCCACAACAAACGCTTTTTGTCCACAAAGCCACCGATATAGCCTACTTGAACTCCTTAGGCTGAAGAGTCGCGAATTCCTTCTTCTCCTTTTGCGGAGCCAGGAAACCCAAATCCGGAGTCTGGTTCTTCATATTGCATGATCCGCAGAAGACTGCTCCCTGTTCGATGACCAGTGATTTGGTCTTTAAGTCCCCATCCATCTCGCATTTGGCCTGAAGTTCAATCTTGTCGCTTGCGACAATATTGCCAGTCATGCGTCCTGCAACTACCGCGCTCACCGATTCGATATCTGCCTCAACAAAACCAGTTGCGCCAACTGTCACACAGTCGGAGCAGATAATTTTCCCCTTGACTGTTCCGTCGACGCGCAAGGCGCCTTTGATGTCGACTGTTCCGGTAATGATTGTGTCTTTGCCAATAATGGTGTTCATGAGACCATCCACTTCATCAGTATTAAAAGGTTTCTTTAGCATACAAGTTGTCCAAAGGGTTTATAGGTTGTTCAAAGAGTCTAACTTCATAATGGAGATGAGCTGTGCTCGAAATCCCGCTATTGCCCGAAAGCGCGATCTGCTGCCCGACAATAACCCTATCGCCCGCGCGAACCAAGAGCGAATCGTTGTGACCATAGAGCGTGGAAATGCTATCGTTGTGTCTAATCACCGCCAGATATCCCATTGTCGAATCAAAATCAGCAAACTCTACAAGGCCAGAACCAGTCGCGAGTACCGCTGAGCCATTGGCGCAGGCAAAATCAACCCCTGTGTGAAATGTGCCCGACAAAGTATCCACCCCGAATAGTTTGAGTATCACGCCTTTAACTGGGGTACCGATAGGATTTGAACCTTTACCTGAGCGCGTGTAGGTAACAGGAGCGGCCTCGCCCAGACTATCGAGTTCGACCGCCATCAGCGTCGAATCATCGGGCAATTCAGGAAATTGATATTCTATCCCCGCCAACTGTGTGAGTCGAGTTACCACGCCTCTGACCTGCTCCATATTGTTTTCAAGTAACTGCACTTTATATCTGTATCGGCGCAATCGCTCATTTTCTTCAGTCAATTGTTCGGTGCGTGCCGCACGACTAAGAATTAGTCCATAAAACGTAAAAAACATCACTATGCCGATAACCGTGACGG
Encoded here:
- a CDS encoding DNA methyltransferase, producing MSLVDDQSVHLVVTSPPYWQLKDYGSPNQIGFDHSYEEYINNLNLVWKECHRVLHDGCRLCINIGDQFARSVYYGRYKVIPIRTEITRFCETISFDFMGSIIWQKVTTCNTTGGASVMGSFPYPRNGIVKIDYEFILLFKKHGQAPVATKSAKEASKMTTEEWNSYFSGHWNFPGEKQDGHLAMFPEELPKRLIRMFSFVDETVLDPFLGSGTTAATALKLQRNSLGYEINKEFLPFIQNKFSKAQGLFSNVDFDVLSDSSVPTKEDYISLPYQFIDPLKLDKKLDPHKLKFGSRIGNSDSAAPEQYTVKQILAPDRFVLNNGLNIRLLGVRPLVGFELEGRQFMEKMIRGKQVSLKFDETLYDDANNLFVYLYLKNKTFVNAHFLKSGLAVLDRDWKMNNRSLLKMDGTIVKRVDS
- a CDS encoding polymer-forming cytoskeletal protein; amino-acid sequence: MLKKPFNTDEVDGLMNTIIGKDTIITGTVDIKGALRVDGTVKGKIICSDCVTVGATGFVEADIESVSAVVAGRMTGNIVASDKIELQAKCEMDGDLKTKSLVIEQGAVFCGSCNMKNQTPDLGFLAPQKEKKEFATLQPKEFK
- a CDS encoding M23 family metallopeptidase; this translates as MRESRYVTLMLVPDGTESRRGWRVRRWVLNLIMVAFAVTVIGIVMFFTFYGLILSRAARTEQLTEENERLRRYRYKVQLLENNMEQVRGVVTRLTQLAGIEYQFPELPDDSTLMAVELDSLGEAAPVTYTRSGKGSNPIGTPVKGVILKLFGVDTLSGTFHTGVDFACANGSAVLATGSGLVEFADFDSTMGYLAVIRHNDSISTLYGHNDSLLVRAGDRVIVGQQIALSGNSGISSTAHLHYEVRLFEQPINPLDNLYAKETF
- a CDS encoding MoxR family ATPase translates to MTPSETKSDISAVENLNTAYRQIKSEVGKVIIGQNEVVEQLLISLLSSGHCLLVGVPGLAKTLLISTVARVLNLSFNRIQFTPDLMPSDITGTEIIEEDHTTGKRQFRFVKGPVFANIILADEINRTPPKTQAALLQAMQEHEVTTAGETYRLDEPFFVLATQNPIEQEGTYPLPEAQLDRFMFNVFVNYPSAEEERQIVKATTTLQTPTLQRILSAQDIVAFQQLVRRVPVSDHLVEYAVDIVRATRPNENSALEFVKNWVNWGAGPRASQYLILAAKTRAILDGRPTPGPEDIRFAAYPVLRHRIVTSFNAEADGIDTLQIIKKIMETVKERK